A genomic segment from Deltaproteobacteria bacterium encodes:
- a CDS encoding nuclear transport factor 2 family protein: MAAKSMEAALQEVLDREEIRTLPVRYCHTVWQKDLDGYVNLFTKDGSISTNDKSLPDAQGHEALRKMIGTGLDAMRPRPFIHNHVVELLGADRAKGTCYLEVKLIRDGKKHAVSGWYNDEYAKENGEWKFKSRKIVVDSSEPV; encoded by the coding sequence ATGGCAGCAAAAAGCATGGAAGCCGCGCTACAAGAAGTGCTCGATCGTGAAGAAATTCGCACCCTGCCCGTGCGCTATTGCCACACCGTATGGCAAAAAGATCTGGACGGATATGTGAACCTGTTTACCAAAGACGGCTCGATATCGACGAACGACAAGAGCCTGCCAGACGCGCAAGGACATGAGGCCTTACGCAAAATGATTGGTACTGGCTTGGATGCGATGAGACCGCGTCCGTTCATTCATAATCATGTGGTTGAATTACTCGGCGCGGATCGTGCCAAAGGCACCTGCTACCTTGAGGTGAAATTGATTCGTGACGGCAAAAAGCATGCAGTATCGGGCTGGTACAATGACGAATACGCCAAAGAGAATGGTGAGTGGAAGTTCAAATCGCGCAAGATCGTCGTCGACTCATCTGAGCCGGTGTAA